A genomic segment from Alteribacillus bidgolensis encodes:
- a CDS encoding MBL fold metallo-hydrolase: MELVRIKENIFYIDHAVNMGYIQNGGKGLLIDSGIDKGTGKKVWKLLKEADLPVTDLLITHAHADHFGGASWLKENGNVTVHATQFEGAVLENPRLEPIYLFQGAEPLSELRNKFLEGPPVKVDHYVKEGPSVLAGIKGTLYALPGHSYDQIAFYIEGILFAADSYFAKAYLEKHTIPFMVDIEKAQASLQFLLSLEAEGAVPGHGMYETNYKDTVKQNIDWHTFLLNELEQELHEQNDMPVESLTSHFLRKKNIPVPNIGAWVLFRTAVLAYLKALKEQGKAEFRMKDYQFIIQPIQT, encoded by the coding sequence ATGGAGCTTGTACGTATAAAAGAAAATATTTTTTACATTGATCACGCAGTGAATATGGGATATATCCAAAATGGCGGCAAAGGACTTCTTATTGATTCCGGGATTGATAAAGGAACCGGAAAAAAAGTCTGGAAGCTTTTAAAGGAAGCCGACCTCCCTGTTACAGACCTGCTCATTACGCATGCCCATGCTGATCACTTTGGAGGGGCTTCCTGGTTAAAAGAAAACGGGAATGTTACAGTACATGCGACTCAGTTTGAGGGAGCGGTTTTAGAGAACCCAAGGCTCGAACCAATTTACTTATTTCAAGGTGCTGAGCCGCTGTCTGAATTAAGAAATAAATTTTTAGAAGGCCCGCCTGTTAAGGTAGATCACTATGTAAAAGAAGGCCCCTCTGTCCTTGCAGGTATAAAAGGGACGCTGTACGCTTTACCTGGCCACAGCTATGATCAAATAGCTTTTTATATAGAAGGCATACTTTTTGCGGCGGACAGCTATTTTGCAAAAGCATATTTAGAAAAGCATACGATACCATTTATGGTTGATATAGAGAAAGCGCAAGCCTCCCTTCAGTTTTTGCTTTCTTTGGAAGCTGAGGGCGCAGTACCAGGGCACGGAATGTATGAAACGAATTATAAGGATACTGTCAAACAAAATATAGACTGGCATACATTTTTATTAAATGAACTTGAACAGGAGTTACACGAGCAAAACGACATGCCGGTAGAATCGCTGACGAGCCATTTTCTACGCAAAAAAAATATACCAGTCCCAAATATCGGGGCCTGGGTTTTATTTCGAACAGCCGTATTAGCTTATTTGAAAGCCTTGAAAGAACAAGGAAAGGCTGAATTTAGGATGAAAGATTATCAGTTTATTATTCAGCCAATACAGACATAA
- a CDS encoding phosphatidylglycerophosphatase A family protein → MKKPVPCDVVEDAARKALKERGVEIKDIADIVYEMQVKYAPNLTKEDCYESADAVLCKREIQHAILVGVELDKLAEKNMLSEPLQSLVDTDEGLFGVDETIALGSVFGFGSIAVTTFGYLDKEKHGVIKRLDEKKEEVHTFMDDLVASIASSASARLAHRMRDKEENRRKDQIKKREDEELIG, encoded by the coding sequence ATGAAAAAACCTGTACCTTGTGATGTAGTTGAAGATGCTGCTCGTAAAGCATTAAAAGAAAGAGGCGTTGAGATTAAAGATATCGCTGATATCGTTTATGAAATGCAAGTAAAATACGCCCCTAATTTAACAAAAGAAGATTGCTATGAGAGTGCAGATGCTGTTCTTTGCAAAAGAGAAATCCAGCACGCCATCCTTGTGGGAGTCGAATTAGATAAGTTAGCAGAAAAAAATATGTTGTCAGAACCTTTGCAATCTTTAGTGGATACCGATGAAGGTCTTTTTGGCGTAGATGAAACGATTGCGCTTGGGTCTGTATTCGGGTTTGGCAGCATTGCGGTGACGACATTTGGATATTTAGATAAAGAAAAACATGGAGTTATAAAACGGCTGGATGAAAAAAAAGAGGAAGTGCACACGTTTATGGATGATCTCGTAGCTAGTATTGCTTCAAGCGCATCTGCTAGATTAGCGCATAGAATGAGAGACAAAGAAGAGAATAGAAGAAAGGATCAAATTAAAAAACGAGAAGACGAAGAATTAATTGGCTGA
- a CDS encoding CotY/CotZ family spore coat protein — protein sequence MGCRKHDSDAGSCVCDAVVAIKEAQDAVDDRSDCRNSCFNNLLSPTGNNNGLDTVPFVLQNKKGNYFFATGALGRDDCFQTVFFRVEKVDEKNCCATLSLLRPDNDLEFTDCCVDPESLCDIDELERTRFCIEVDLDCFCAIQCLDPNLVGDIDKHKCK from the coding sequence ATGGGTTGTAGAAAACACGACAGCGATGCTGGAAGCTGCGTTTGCGATGCCGTTGTAGCCATCAAAGAAGCTCAGGATGCAGTAGATGATAGATCTGATTGCAGAAACAGCTGTTTTAACAATTTATTAAGTCCTACAGGCAACAACAACGGTTTGGATACTGTTCCGTTTGTTCTTCAAAACAAAAAAGGTAATTACTTCTTCGCTACAGGTGCCCTTGGAAGAGATGACTGCTTCCAAACTGTTTTCTTCCGTGTAGAAAAGGTAGATGAAAAGAACTGCTGTGCCACACTATCTTTGCTGCGTCCGGATAACGACTTAGAATTTACAGACTGCTGTGTCGACCCTGAATCACTGTGTGATATTGATGAGCTTGAACGCACAAGATTCTGTATTGAAGTAGATCTTGATTGCTTCTGCGCTATTCAATGCCTTGATCCAAACTTAGTAGGCGACATCGATAAACACAAATGCAAATAA
- a CDS encoding alpha/beta hydrolase, translating to MNGKVTSLQFKSDHLRHTFELPVYLPPNYSPLYTYHLAIAQDGRDYFQLGRIGRKMEAAMEEGARDTIVVGVPYPSVEIRRKWYHPGNEAHHTYLQFMVKELLPFLEETYSTWRLAHGRMLMGDSLGASISLVAALSYPNSFSRVMMHSPYVDENVLHLVEENKEWNCFDIYHTIGTEETEVKTTNDSIEDFLTPNRRLHEIFKKGTARYFYNEFEGGHFWKYWEKDIPQALRFMFDI from the coding sequence GTGAACGGTAAAGTGACATCCCTGCAATTTAAAAGTGACCATTTACGCCATACTTTTGAGCTTCCAGTATACCTGCCGCCCAATTATAGTCCTTTATATACATATCATTTGGCCATTGCCCAAGATGGCAGAGATTATTTCCAGCTCGGCCGGATCGGACGAAAAATGGAAGCGGCTATGGAAGAAGGAGCAAGAGACACTATAGTCGTCGGCGTTCCATATCCTTCTGTAGAAATCCGAAGAAAATGGTATCATCCAGGTAATGAAGCACACCATACTTATCTGCAGTTTATGGTAAAAGAACTACTGCCCTTTTTGGAAGAGACATACTCTACCTGGCGGCTCGCTCACGGACGAATGTTAATGGGTGATTCATTAGGAGCTTCTATCTCTTTAGTTGCTGCTCTTTCCTACCCTAACTCGTTTTCAAGAGTAATGATGCATTCCCCTTACGTCGATGAGAATGTTTTACATTTAGTGGAAGAAAATAAAGAATGGAATTGTTTTGATATTTATCATACGATTGGCACCGAAGAAACGGAAGTAAAAACAACGAATGACAGCATAGAAGATTTTCTTACTCCAAACCGCCGCTTGCATGAAATCTTTAAAAAAGGAACAGCCCGTTATTTTTATAACGAATTTGAAGGAGGCCACTTCTGGAAATACTGGGAAAAAGATATCCCTCAAGCTCTTCGATTTATGTTTGATATTTAA
- a CDS encoding LysR substrate-binding domain-containing protein: MTLLQYEIFKTVIDSGSFTKAGEKLGLTQSAISHAVRGLESELELTLLKRGRSGVSLTSEGERIIEFIRQTLNLSEKMKQEAGLLNGLEVGVIRIGTFPSVAAYLLPSILEKFQSEYPKIQVEFYEGGYNELKQMVSSNIIDVSFLTNNDAENLDFIPLFDDHLHVILPSAHPFTNKKKISIQEIASHPIIMPKAGCDELIKELFKKANLKPNVYCEIADNQTIIAMVQKNLGISIVPEIVMHGNNNLNSIELKEESFRTIGLALPNLNDVSPAVAAFIELTRSMINRNK, encoded by the coding sequence ATGACATTACTTCAATATGAGATTTTTAAGACGGTTATCGATTCGGGAAGCTTTACGAAAGCTGGAGAAAAGCTTGGATTAACCCAATCAGCTATCAGCCATGCGGTCAGGGGGCTAGAATCTGAGCTTGAACTTACACTTTTGAAGAGGGGGCGATCAGGAGTTTCGCTAACTTCGGAAGGGGAGAGAATCATTGAATTTATAAGACAAACACTGAATCTTTCAGAAAAAATGAAACAAGAGGCGGGCCTATTAAATGGTTTGGAAGTTGGTGTAATTAGAATTGGTACATTTCCAAGTGTCGCGGCATACTTATTACCTTCCATTTTAGAAAAATTTCAGTCTGAGTATCCTAAAATACAAGTTGAATTTTACGAGGGTGGATACAATGAACTCAAACAAATGGTATCATCCAATATCATTGATGTTAGTTTTCTGACTAATAATGATGCCGAGAACCTGGATTTTATTCCATTATTTGACGATCATCTTCATGTTATTTTGCCCAGTGCTCATCCCTTTACAAACAAAAAAAAGATAAGTATTCAGGAAATAGCATCTCATCCCATTATCATGCCAAAAGCGGGATGTGATGAATTGATAAAGGAACTTTTTAAAAAAGCTAATCTTAAGCCTAACGTTTATTGTGAAATTGCAGATAATCAAACGATTATCGCTATGGTACAAAAAAACCTAGGTATAAGCATCGTTCCAGAAATAGTGATGCACGGAAATAATAATCTGAACTCGATTGAGTTAAAGGAGGAGTCCTTTCGAACGATAGGATTGGCCCTGCCGAACCTTAATGATGTTTCTCCAGCAGTTGCTGCATTTATAGAATTAACAAGATCTATGATCAACAGAAATAAATAA
- a CDS encoding GNAT family N-acetyltransferase gives MTVKEISPEQQLELNDAFKVRFEVFVQEQNVSEEEEVDEYEETALHFVAYEDSRPVGAGRLRFADGYGKVERICVLASHRHTGAGRLIMEAVEQKAKTEGFHSMKLNAQISASGFYKKLGYHVTSGEFMDAGIPHLEMKKTLSAES, from the coding sequence GTGACAGTGAAAGAAATCTCTCCTGAACAGCAGCTCGAATTAAACGACGCATTTAAAGTGAGATTTGAAGTGTTTGTGCAAGAACAAAATGTATCAGAAGAAGAAGAAGTAGATGAATATGAAGAAACAGCGTTACACTTTGTCGCTTATGAAGACAGCCGCCCTGTTGGAGCAGGACGGCTCCGTTTTGCAGATGGTTATGGTAAGGTCGAACGCATATGTGTGCTTGCATCGCACCGTCACACAGGAGCGGGACGTCTGATCATGGAAGCAGTCGAACAAAAAGCTAAAACAGAAGGGTTTCATTCTATGAAATTAAATGCTCAGATTAGTGCTTCAGGTTTTTATAAAAAGCTTGGCTATCACGTCACATCTGGAGAATTTATGGATGCTGGTATTCCTCACCTTGAAATGAAAAAAACACTCTCAGCCGAATCTTAA
- a CDS encoding Lrp/AsnC family transcriptional regulator, whose protein sequence is MTGQAVGNRIKKLEESGVIKAYSLIIDEMKLGLPYTAFLIIQMKTANHDSFIRFIKERNE, encoded by the coding sequence ATGACAGGGCAAGCAGTAGGGAATCGTATTAAAAAACTTGAGGAAAGTGGTGTAATTAAAGCCTACTCCCTAATAATCGATGAAATGAAATTAGGGCTGCCTTATACAGCGTTTTTAATTATTCAAATGAAAACAGCAAATCATGATTCGTTTATTCGTTTTATTAAAGAACGAAATGAGTAG
- a CDS encoding cysteine hydrolase family protein: MSTALIIVDIQNDYFPNGKMELSNPVKAADNAGEILEWFRQNNEDNIFHVQHISNDEGIGFFLPNTEGVKINQAVLPIEQESIIIKHTPNSFFKTELESKLKDKGVTKLVIVGMMTHICIDATVRAAVELGFETTLIEDACATRDLSYQDKVVPAEQVHYAFVSALKSMYANVISTEDFLQQKANTIL; the protein is encoded by the coding sequence ATGAGCACAGCTTTAATCATTGTAGATATTCAAAATGACTATTTTCCAAACGGAAAGATGGAATTAAGCAATCCTGTAAAAGCAGCCGATAATGCAGGTGAAATTCTCGAATGGTTTAGACAGAATAACGAAGATAATATTTTTCATGTCCAGCATATTTCGAATGATGAAGGGATAGGCTTCTTTCTTCCAAATACTGAGGGAGTAAAAATAAATCAGGCTGTATTACCAATAGAACAAGAAAGTATTATCATAAAACATACACCTAACAGCTTCTTCAAGACTGAATTAGAAAGCAAATTAAAAGACAAAGGAGTAACCAAGCTAGTGATTGTAGGTATGATGACACATATCTGTATTGATGCAACAGTCAGAGCTGCAGTGGAGCTAGGCTTTGAAACTACACTTATTGAAGATGCATGTGCGACAAGGGACTTATCTTATCAAGATAAGGTCGTTCCAGCAGAACAGGTTCATTATGCGTTTGTCAGCGCACTTAAAAGTATGTATGCCAATGTAATTTCTACCGAGGATTTCCTGCAACAAAAAGCTAACACAATTTTGTAG
- a CDS encoding PhzF family phenazine biosynthesis protein, protein MKTLKYSLVDVFTTKPFGGNQLAVFEEGANLTPDLMQQIARELNLSETVFIQPPSDPTKEKSLRIFTPQVELPMAGHPTIGAAYIMAEKGMIETKTGKSEWVFEEGVGDVPVTVHKDHDLISKVEMEQPLPVFGDRYRETEIVAKLLSLSINDIDPILPIQTVSSGVPFLYVPIRSLASMKKINFRTDVWEKHFSVNQHTKHIFAFTTETEEPTSTVHSRMFAPAMGISEDPATGAASGPLGAYLVKHGVIPPSDNETYIIRNEQGIEMGRPSYIDITLMKEGSEIKEVKIGGKSIIIGSGQIFL, encoded by the coding sequence ATGAAAACATTAAAGTATTCATTAGTCGATGTATTCACTACAAAACCTTTTGGAGGAAATCAATTAGCTGTGTTTGAGGAAGGTGCAAACCTAACCCCTGATCTCATGCAGCAGATTGCCAGAGAATTAAATTTATCTGAAACGGTATTTATCCAACCGCCGAGTGATCCTACAAAAGAAAAAAGTTTAAGAATATTCACTCCACAAGTTGAACTACCGATGGCTGGCCACCCGACAATCGGCGCTGCATATATAATGGCTGAGAAAGGCATGATTGAAACTAAAACAGGTAAAAGTGAGTGGGTATTTGAAGAAGGTGTTGGTGATGTTCCTGTAACAGTGCATAAAGATCATGATCTTATATCAAAAGTAGAGATGGAACAACCATTACCCGTTTTTGGAGATCGATATAGAGAAACGGAGATTGTAGCAAAACTGTTGTCTCTATCCATTAATGACATAGATCCTATCTTGCCGATTCAAACTGTTTCATCAGGCGTACCTTTTTTGTATGTCCCCATACGATCTCTAGCCTCGATGAAAAAGATTAACTTTCGCACTGATGTATGGGAGAAGCATTTTAGTGTTAATCAACATACGAAACATATATTTGCATTTACAACAGAAACAGAAGAACCAACTTCTACCGTTCATAGCAGAATGTTCGCACCTGCAATGGGGATATCAGAAGATCCTGCAACTGGAGCAGCAAGCGGTCCCTTAGGAGCTTATTTAGTAAAGCATGGGGTGATCCCTCCTTCTGATAACGAGACTTATATAATTAGAAATGAACAAGGAATTGAAATGGGCAGACCTAGTTATATAGATATAACCCTAATGAAAGAAGGAAGTGAAATTAAGGAGGTGAAAATCGGCGGGAAATCTATAATCATCGGTTCTGGACAGATTTTCTTATAG
- a CDS encoding RidA family protein, which yields MKSIFEVGNLKSNGHYALATIHNDTVYVSGQFAIDRETRERKFGAIEDETLQALKNVEMIVEAAGSKKEQILRMTIYIPNVKLWEKVDAVYKAFFGEHKPARTVVPTNELHFGFKIEIDAIACI from the coding sequence ATGAAAAGCATTTTTGAAGTAGGGAACTTAAAATCAAATGGCCATTATGCACTAGCAACCATTCATAATGACACAGTCTATGTTTCAGGGCAATTTGCAATTGATCGAGAAACTCGCGAAAGAAAATTTGGTGCCATTGAAGACGAAACATTGCAAGCACTTAAAAATGTGGAAATGATTGTAGAAGCAGCTGGAAGCAAAAAAGAGCAAATATTACGTATGACCATATATATTCCAAATGTGAAATTATGGGAAAAAGTAGATGCTGTTTATAAAGCATTTTTTGGAGAGCATAAACCGGCTCGCACGGTCGTGCCGACAAATGAATTACATTTTGGATTTAAAATTGAAATTGATGCAATTGCGTGTATTTAG
- the ptsG gene encoding glucose-specific PTS transporter subunit IIBC has protein sequence MFKNAFGVLQRIGRALMLPVALLPAAGLLLAIGTAMQEDNMINILPFLDSAPAQLISNLMSEAGGVVFDNLPVIFAIGVALGLANGDGVAGLAALIGYFIINVTMGVVVGVDADMVGESPAYAEMLGVPTLQTGVFGGIIAGALGAFMFNRYYNIELPQYLGFFAGKRFVPIATAFGGLIIGAILTVVWPPVQELLNGMSYLVTEANTTISAFVFGVIERALIPFGLHHVFYNPFWYEFGSYVNAAGQTITGDQQIFFAQYRDGVEEFTAGTFMTGKFPFMMFGLPVAALAIYHCAKPENKKYVAGIMGSAALTSFLTGITEPLEFSFLFVAPLLFAVHTIFAGLSFMVMHLLNVKIGMTFSGGVIDYFLFGIIPNATAWWLVIPVGLCFSVIYYFGFRFAITKFNLMTPGREDTAEEQKQTTSEGGSSDLPYNVLEAFGGKDNLKNLDACITRLRITVNDKSEVNKDRLKQLGASGVMEIGNNVQAIFGPKSDSLKSQMQEIIEGGVPSEPLNKEPEFDPKKEAEPAVKPETSGPVSIGSPANGEILSIEEVPDDVFAGKMMGDGFAIKPSDGEFVSPVNGVINNVFPTKHAVGIKTGDGLEILLHIGIDTVNMQGEGFEVFVEEGASVQKGQLLVKADLSLVEEKAKSTITPVVFTNLTEEQSVNVKKNQTVTKDDKNVVEIQ, from the coding sequence ATGTTTAAAAATGCGTTTGGTGTGCTTCAGCGCATCGGGAGAGCTCTAATGCTTCCTGTAGCCCTGCTTCCGGCAGCAGGTTTACTGCTAGCGATCGGAACAGCGATGCAAGAAGACAACATGATCAACATTCTGCCGTTTTTAGATTCGGCTCCAGCACAATTGATTTCAAACCTTATGTCTGAGGCTGGCGGTGTAGTGTTTGATAATCTGCCTGTTATCTTTGCGATTGGTGTAGCTTTAGGTCTTGCTAATGGTGACGGGGTTGCAGGTCTGGCAGCGCTCATTGGCTATTTTATTATAAATGTAACGATGGGCGTTGTAGTTGGTGTGGATGCTGACATGGTAGGGGAGAGCCCGGCGTATGCGGAAATGCTGGGAGTGCCCACCTTACAAACCGGGGTTTTTGGAGGTATTATAGCCGGGGCTCTCGGTGCGTTTATGTTTAACCGTTATTATAACATTGAGCTGCCGCAATATTTAGGGTTTTTTGCAGGCAAACGTTTTGTCCCGATTGCAACAGCGTTTGGCGGATTAATTATTGGTGCCATTCTTACTGTCGTTTGGCCTCCTGTTCAAGAATTATTGAACGGAATGTCATATCTAGTAACCGAAGCAAACACGACAATATCTGCCTTTGTATTTGGTGTTATTGAAAGAGCACTTATTCCATTCGGCTTGCATCATGTATTTTATAATCCGTTTTGGTATGAATTTGGCTCTTATGTCAATGCTGCAGGACAGACGATCACTGGCGACCAGCAAATTTTCTTTGCTCAATACCGGGACGGCGTCGAGGAATTTACAGCAGGGACCTTTATGACAGGAAAATTTCCTTTTATGATGTTTGGTCTGCCTGTCGCAGCACTTGCTATTTATCATTGCGCTAAACCAGAAAACAAAAAATATGTGGCTGGTATTATGGGATCAGCCGCCCTAACATCGTTTCTGACTGGTATCACTGAACCGCTTGAATTCAGCTTTTTGTTTGTTGCACCGCTTTTGTTTGCGGTTCATACGATCTTTGCCGGGTTGTCGTTTATGGTAATGCATCTGCTCAATGTTAAAATTGGAATGACTTTCTCTGGCGGTGTCATTGACTACTTCTTGTTTGGTATTATTCCAAACGCTACAGCATGGTGGCTCGTCATCCCTGTAGGTCTTTGTTTCTCAGTTATCTACTATTTCGGCTTCCGCTTTGCTATTACGAAATTTAACTTAATGACACCTGGACGCGAAGATACAGCTGAAGAACAGAAGCAAACAACGTCTGAGGGCGGAAGCAGCGACTTGCCGTATAACGTTTTAGAAGCTTTCGGAGGAAAAGATAATTTGAAAAATCTGGATGCTTGTATTACAAGACTTCGTATTACCGTTAATGATAAAAGCGAAGTAAACAAAGACCGCTTAAAACAGCTTGGTGCTTCCGGAGTGATGGAAATCGGTAATAATGTACAGGCTATTTTTGGACCGAAATCGGATAGCTTAAAATCTCAAATGCAAGAAATTATCGAAGGAGGAGTACCTTCTGAGCCATTAAATAAAGAACCAGAATTTGACCCGAAAAAAGAAGCAGAGCCTGCTGTTAAACCAGAAACGAGCGGCCCTGTATCTATTGGGAGTCCGGCAAACGGTGAGATTCTTTCCATTGAAGAAGTACCAGACGACGTTTTCGCTGGCAAAATGATGGGGGATGGTTTTGCCATCAAACCTTCAGACGGTGAATTTGTTTCGCCGGTAAACGGGGTCATTAATAATGTATTTCCAACCAAACACGCAGTAGGAATTAAAACTGGCGATGGCCTGGAAATTCTGCTTCATATTGGTATTGATACCGTTAATATGCAAGGAGAAGGCTTTGAAGTATTTGTAGAAGAAGGAGCCAGCGTACAAAAAGGACAACTTTTAGTGAAAGCAGATCTTTCGCTGGTTGAAGAAAAAGCTAAATCTACGATAACTCCGGTAGTGTTTACTAATTTAACCGAAGAGCAATCCGTGAACGTGAAGAAAAATCAAACAGTCACTAAAGACGATAAAAACGTAGTAGAGATTCAATAA
- a CDS encoding YjcZ family sporulation protein, which yields MSHGYYNSFTLIVVLFILLIIVGSAYVC from the coding sequence ATGTCCCACGGTTATTACAACAGTTTCACTCTCATCGTTGTACTGTTTATTTTGCTCATTATTGTAGGCTCTGCGTACGTTTGCTAA
- a CDS encoding threonine synthase, whose protein sequence is MEQYICNSCGKKHDITPTIWICTCGGVLNVVKDIPKIDVASWNHYPNSLWRYLETMPFQKESKTWEQVTMGEGQTPLIVPDPLESNTYVKVDYMMPTLSFKDRGAAVLITKAKEIGISKVIADSSGNAGTAIAAYAARCNIACDIYLSDETSPKKIAQVKAHGANIKQIHGTREDIAAAAQHAVKEEEVFYASHVYNPYFYEGTKTYAYEIYEELNGAPDTLIIPVGNGTLLLGAYYGFKELFANGLIEKMPKIIAIQAANCAPLVDAFNNGELSAEPVKNKGTLAEGIAIAAPARSPQILEAVRNTNGEFIDIEEDEILSARAKLSEKGFYVEVTSAVNYAGYLKYKKEPEEKIIVPLCGAGIKSK, encoded by the coding sequence ATGGAACAATATATTTGCAACAGTTGTGGAAAAAAGCATGATATTACGCCCACTATATGGATATGTACGTGTGGTGGTGTATTAAATGTAGTAAAAGATATTCCTAAAATAGATGTAGCATCCTGGAATCACTATCCGAATTCATTATGGCGTTACTTAGAAACCATGCCATTCCAAAAAGAATCAAAAACATGGGAACAGGTAACAATGGGGGAAGGTCAAACACCTTTAATTGTTCCAGACCCTCTTGAGTCAAATACGTATGTAAAAGTTGATTATATGATGCCTACGTTATCATTTAAAGACCGCGGGGCAGCGGTTTTAATAACAAAGGCAAAAGAAATAGGAATCTCAAAAGTCATTGCAGATAGCAGCGGAAATGCTGGAACTGCAATTGCCGCCTACGCTGCGCGTTGTAATATTGCTTGCGATATTTATCTAAGTGATGAAACGTCTCCCAAAAAAATTGCTCAAGTAAAAGCTCATGGTGCCAATATTAAACAAATTCACGGGACGCGAGAAGATATTGCAGCAGCTGCCCAACATGCGGTAAAAGAGGAAGAAGTTTTTTACGCAAGTCATGTATATAATCCTTATTTTTATGAAGGAACGAAAACATATGCCTACGAAATTTACGAGGAATTAAATGGGGCACCGGATACTTTAATTATTCCTGTTGGTAACGGTACGCTTTTACTCGGTGCATACTATGGATTTAAAGAGTTATTTGCAAATGGATTAATTGAAAAAATGCCGAAAATTATTGCCATCCAAGCGGCAAACTGTGCCCCTCTTGTGGATGCTTTCAACAATGGGGAGCTATCAGCTGAACCAGTTAAGAATAAAGGTACTTTAGCAGAAGGGATAGCCATTGCAGCACCAGCGCGTTCCCCGCAAATTTTAGAAGCTGTACGCAATACCAATGGTGAGTTTATTGACATTGAGGAAGATGAAATCCTGAGTGCGCGAGCTAAACTTAGTGAGAAAGGATTTTATGTGGAAGTGACATCAGCGGTAAACTATGCTGGCTACTTAAAATATAAGAAAGAACCAGAGGAAAAAATAATCGTACCTCTTTGTGGCGCAGGAATTAAATCAAAATAA
- a CDS encoding 2'-5' RNA ligase family protein gives MKYGIAFFPSKQLQDMANNYRKRYDSHYLWIPPHITLKPPYELKEDQLEQEMQRIHTISSKTPPFPLTIYKADTFYPKENKIFLKIKSNDILLSLYEALNEQQNSKENEEFTPHLTIGQDLTNDEHFDVVDQLKMKDIHHEEIIDQIQFLYQLDDKYWTVYETFHLGKEE, from the coding sequence ATGAAATATGGTATAGCATTTTTTCCTTCAAAACAATTACAGGACATGGCAAACAATTATCGAAAACGCTATGATTCCCATTATTTATGGATACCGCCGCATATCACGTTGAAACCTCCTTATGAACTAAAGGAAGATCAACTCGAGCAGGAAATGCAAAGAATACACACCATTTCATCGAAAACACCTCCTTTTCCGCTAACAATATATAAAGCAGATACGTTTTATCCGAAGGAAAATAAAATATTTCTTAAAATAAAGTCAAATGATATCCTCCTTTCGTTATACGAGGCTTTAAATGAACAACAAAACAGCAAAGAAAACGAAGAATTTACTCCTCATTTAACTATTGGCCAAGATTTAACGAACGATGAACATTTTGATGTGGTCGATCAACTGAAAATGAAAGATATCCATCATGAAGAAATAATAGACCAGATACAGTTTTTGTATCAGTTAGACGATAAGTATTGGACCGTTTATGAAACATTTCATTTAGGAAAGGAAGAATAA
- a CDS encoding helix-turn-helix transcriptional regulator → MEESKQILERYIPLAKSTAKMFGHHCEIVIHDLTNPQASVIFTVNNHVTGRKVGHPFDHLVNTVLRSKDFKEDYLAGYTFVTEDKRTIRSSTTLIRDSNQKVIGAFCINFDVEPFHQMQQFMNTFLTTSVVVEENEEQSGPEIENVEEIVDGLIHQIIQNSVHLAMKRHEKIELIRFMDEKGIFSMKSSIDKVAALLGISKVTVYSYLDEIKNKSS, encoded by the coding sequence ATGGAAGAAAGTAAGCAAATATTGGAGAGGTACATTCCTTTAGCAAAATCTACTGCTAAAATGTTTGGGCATCATTGTGAAATTGTTATTCACGATTTAACAAATCCACAAGCATCTGTCATTTTTACAGTAAATAATCATGTAACGGGCAGAAAAGTTGGCCATCCCTTTGATCATCTCGTGAATACGGTATTACGATCGAAAGACTTTAAAGAAGATTATCTTGCAGGATATACATTTGTTACAGAAGATAAGCGTACCATTCGTTCTTCCACAACGTTAATTCGTGATTCCAATCAGAAAGTGATTGGTGCTTTCTGTATCAATTTTGATGTTGAACCATTCCATCAAATGCAGCAGTTTATGAATACATTCCTTACAACATCAGTTGTAGTGGAAGAGAATGAAGAACAATCAGGTCCTGAGATTGAAAATGTGGAAGAAATAGTTGATGGACTGATCCATCAAATTATTCAAAATAGTGTTCATCTAGCTATGAAACGCCATGAAAAGATTGAATTGATCCGATTTATGGATGAAAAAGGTATTTTTTCAATGAAAAGCTCTATTGACAAGGTCGCAGCTTTATTAGGAATTTCCAAGGTCACCGTTTATAGTTATTTAGATGAAATCAAAAATAAATCAAGTTAA